One Aphelocoma coerulescens isolate FSJ_1873_10779 chromosome 8, UR_Acoe_1.0, whole genome shotgun sequence genomic region harbors:
- the PIGC gene encoding phosphatidylinositol N-acetylglucosaminyltransferase subunit C has protein sequence MEPVPGRRWQKVLYERQPFPDNYVDHRFLEELRKNVHARQYRYQAVVFQSGAVVQQLCSVCVFVLTWWYMDAGVLSPQGLFGAALVSSLLGYVLFDAVDGGAGRWASGRTRWADLKSTLVFAAFTYGFSPVLKTLTESISTDTIYAMSALMLLGHLIFFDYGANAAIVSSTLSLNMAIFASVCLASRLPRSLHAFVMVTFAMQIFALWPMLQKKLKARTPRCYVGVTVLFALAALAGLATVSSVGAVLFASLLLAISCLCPYCLIRLQLLKDNIHGPWDEAEIKEDLSRFLM, from the coding sequence ATGGAGCCGGTCCCCGGGCGGCGGTGGCAGAAGGTGCTGTACGAGCGACAGCCTTTCCCCGATAACTACGTGGACCACCGGTTCCTGGAGGAGCTGCGGAAGAACGTGCACGCCCGGCAGTACCGGTACCAGGCCGTCGTCTTCCAGTCGGGAGCGGTggtgcagcagctgtgcagcGTCTGCGTCTTCGTGCTCACCTGGTGGTACATGGACGCCGGGGTGCTGAGCCCGCAGGGGCTTTTCGGGGCGGCCCTGGTGTCCTCCCTGCTCGGCTACGTCCTGTTTGACGCCGTGgacggcggggccgggcgctgGGCGAGCGGGCGGACGCGCTGGGCTGACCTCAAGAGCACGCTGGTGTTCGCCGCCTTCACCTACGGCTTCTCGCCGGTGCTGAAGACGCTGACAGAGTCCATCAGCACGGACACCATCTATGCCATGTCGGCCCTCATGCTTCTGGGTCACCTCATCTTCTTTGACTACGGCGCCAACGCTGCCATTGTGTCCAGCACACTGTCCCTCAACATGGCCATCTTTGCCTCGGTGTGCCTGGCCTCACGCCTGCCTCGCTCCCTGCACGCCTTTGTCATGGTCACCTTCGCCATGCAGATCTTCGCCCTGTGGCCCATGCTGCAGAAGAAGCTGAAGGCCCGGACGCCCCGGTGCTACGTGGGGGTGACGGTGCTCTTTGCGCTGGCAGCGCTGGCGGGGCTGGCCACGGTCTCCAGTGTGGGTGCCGTGCTCTTCGCCTCCCTGCTGCTCGCCATCTCCTGCCTCTGCCCCTACTGCCTCATCCGCCTCCAGCTGCTCAAAGACAACATCCACGGGCCGTGGGACGAGGCTGAAATCAAGGAGGATCTCTCAAGGTTCCTCATGTAG